In the genome of Myripristis murdjan chromosome 21, fMyrMur1.1, whole genome shotgun sequence, the window AATGAAACTAGACTATAAATAAGAATAGAAAGAAAGCTTTGTGAAGATaattatctatttttatttctaatgtatgaatgagaatgaaaaagtaaaagattACAGCATTTTTAAAGTAAACTACCGCAAAATGGCAGTGGAACTTATTTAGACAAAAAAGAATATAAAGTATGTACAGTATGAAATATATGAACTTCAACAAATGTGAGGAATATAAcaataagaagaaaaacaatgttGGAAAAGGAAAGTATGCATATAGGATGTGCAGGAAAACAGGACCAAATGTTTACATTATCAGGTCAAGAGATGTAGATAACATGTCCAGAAGGTGCAGATTTGGGTATGTGCATAAACGTACACGTGAATTGCATGGCAGAGATCATTCTCTTTACACATACATAAATCTGTAGACATTTTACACACAATAGAGTAGAAGAAAAGGCTGAATGGATCAATCAAATGaagacaaatgaaaagagagatgaTGCTACTCACCTTGCTGTCTTCAGTGGCCGTCTGTCTGTGCCTGCCTGGGCtgggagggacagacagacgcTTCCTGCCTTTCTCCTGCTGGAACAAGTCCTGCAGTCTGAGAGttgacagacatacagacagacagagaagttTTATTCATACTATTCAAACGTCATCAACCAGATGCAAGCCGACCACAGTCACTTTTCATCTCCCTCCACAGAGGTTAAAATATTGACTTTTGAACTTCACTCTGCCTCTAGTTTAGGGGATGTTATTTTTTTGGCCAGCAGGTGGAGCAGCCACAATGACAATGACAGTATGTGTCAAGTGTGGCTTTGCTGCCTGGTTGGTTGTTTGGTTTGCTTATAGACTTCTACcaactaaaaataaacacaaaaggcaGAGCAGAACTATTTACTTAACCTCTAGTAAAAGTCTCTTACGGTGAGCTTTGCCTTATTAACACAGTaacctcattttattttattacttggGGTGGTAGAATAAGTTGTGTGCACTTAAAAATGTCCAACAACTGCTAACTTATCTAATATATGGTTGGCATGTCATTAGGGCATATGTTATATCTTTATTAACATAAAACCTACTCAAAACACTGCCCATTCACAACAGAACTAAAACCACGCAGCCAACATGATGTGACAGGATATGAGCTGATGCAAGTTAAGAGGCATAGACAGAGTTTGAATACATTTAAAGTAAATCCACTGTCTGACCTGCTATTCCAGGACTGCAGAGTCTCACACAGGCTCTGTTTCTTCATCACCACCGACTCCAGAacagcctgcagctgctgaggagaGTCCAGACCACAGGACTGCAGTCGAGCCTGTAACTTTTCGATCCAGCTTCGCAGCTCTGCCTCTTCCATCTTGAGtacacacagaagcacaatTAAAAGCCTTTTACCACTGTACACGAGATGCAAGAAATAGTGAAACAGTGAGAGAACCTACATCTTTTTGGGCGAACAGGTCTTCCATCTTCTCCTCTCGAGTCTTGCTGAAAGTGTCTGTCTTCAGGGAAGTGAGGCGATCGTCTATGGCCAGGTACACCTGAGTCActctgagagagagcaggacaAAGTCAAGGAGTGAGTTCCCCCAGGACATATGCCAAGAACCCAAAATCATTCTTTAGCTGGTAAATTTGGCTTATTAAATATattcattaaagctgcactcagCACTTTCTGACCATTAGAGGGTGTTCAGAGCAAAACTCTGTAAACTCACAAGATCAATTGTGCCTCCAGGTGTATATATAAttgtttctgacattttatcagtgctttgtttatcttttattgggtttttctttattgtttcaGTGCTTATAACCCAATGGGACTCTACTCTGAAAAGTGTTGCACAAGTACAATTCAATAAAAGGTGCTGAGGTTTCCCTGATATCGTTCAAACATGGACAAtcatgtgtgaatgaatgaatctgtgACCACTGTAGTTATTTACTTCTGGGAGAAGTCCTTGAGGTCCTGCTGCATGTTGGCTTTAGAAGGCCCCAGGTTCCTTATAAAGATCTTGGGTGGAGGAAGGCAAATCTCCAGCAGCCTCACAGAGATGTAGCTGAgtgggagagaaacaggaaaacactgagTCAGGATTAATTCACACGGGTGCCATGAACAGAATCTACAGGACTGCTACAGTAtttggatggacagacaggtggtTTATTTGACCAACCTGAAGGAAGCCACCATCTGGTTGTAGGAAAAGTATTGGTGGTAGTCTTTGTGGATGGAGTGTCCACAGGGCTCAGCGTTGGCCCTCCTTGTGTACTGGTGGCCATAGAAGCGCAGCTCCAGGTATTTGGCAAATGACATGGACCACGAGTCATTGGACAGGGGCACCACTGGTGTCACCTATAAGAAAGGGCAGAGACTGAGTAGAGAGCCTAAAACACAGGTGTCAAAGTAAAATTTCAGTACACAAAATCTTTTACTAGGAGTCAGGgccaacaaaaaaagaaagttacaaaaaaaataagtgacACTAGAGAACAATGTTATTATTACAGAGAGTTACAGAATGTTATTATTCTTCACCTGTTTGCAAATGCGGCACCATGAATAGTTGAGAATCGTGTGTTGATATCCAGGCACAGGAGAGTCCAGCTCCTTCAACACTATCTGCACGCAGCCACTACCGTGCACAAACCGCCGAATATGGTGCACCATGGGAGTCTCACAGAACATACTGGGGCACTGGTAAGATGGCCTGAAAAACATAAGAACAAATACAAAGTAGAGGAACACATTTACTCTCATCAAATGTATTTCACGGTCTCATTTAGTTACTGAGTCATACTGAATCATTGTCTCACCTAAAACAGTATCTTTCCAAAAATACACCAAGAGAGAGGTCATTCTTGCCATAAAACTCCATTGTGACAATcctgttaacaaaaaaaagtaattgaGTGAAAATTCATGTAGAGCCAGTGATGAGAAATTGATATTAACGCTCTTGTTGTGATCAGTTTACCAAGGACTGACACACGGATTGGGGGCGTTGTTGGACTGCGCTGACGAACTGCTGAAGAGCACACACAGTCTCTGGTGGTTAACAGGGTTCAGACAGTCCAGCTACAGACAGcaccaaaaaaacacatcaacaggtcaaaaaaaaagccagcaaGAACCACAACAATCCATGAGTGCACACACCATGCCACTCACAGTGTCCCTCACAGATCTCAGATCAGGAATGTGGTGGAGGGCTCCGCCTGTCACCAACAGATCACACTGGTCTGAGACCAATGTTGGCTGAATGAGACAATGGACAGAGGTCAGATGGGTTGCTCTTGTTGTTTAAGTGGAATTAATCTAAGCTATTTCTTCCTACTTGAAACACAGAGTGACCTCTACTACCTGTAAGAATTACAGTAAGCCACAGGACTGaggatgttttaaaaaaaatgagaatgctccactttccctttaaaagcatacTATTCACTGTCCTGCTATgcacaatataaaataatggTTAGAGCAGAATTTAAGGTTTGTTTGCGGTTGCACCTTAATACACATCAGATCCCATGTTACCTTGGTGGCCCAGCCCATATCATTTTGTCCAGCTGGCTTCTCCTCTTCACTGTCAGCCTTCACCGGTGGCCTGACCAGCACTTCTTGCTCCCGTTCTGCCATCCTTGTCTGACCAGTAGAAGTGACCCAAGAGCCAGCAGAACTGTAGGGATCGGTGGTCTCCCTTTGTCGAATGCGGCCTCCTTTGGCTCTGTAGTCTGCCAGCATCTTGGCCAGATCATGGCTGCTGTTCAGCTGCTCTACAATGCGGGTGCCAGTCAGGCGATGACAGGGCATGACATCGAATGGCCGCGGTGGGGGGCTGCCATTGGCCTGGCCACCAGTCAGGGAGGAAGGGGTTGAGTCTTTGAGCAGCTGCCGCTTCCTGCGTCCATCCAGCTCCTTCAAGTCCTTGTTAAGGAGTGGGGACAGGTAGACCTACAGGGGAGGGAAGACATACATTAGCCCATCAGGAAACAATGATTTAAAGCAAGGAAATACTGACTGGTGTAAAATGAAtaccataaataaaaaatctagaTACCTGTTCAGGGAAATAGTCCCTGCTGGGGCaatgcaggccagcaggggtaAGGAGGAACGGTTCTCTGAATGTGATGAAAGGAGAGATGCACAGGATGATGTCCTTAAGTTCCTGCTTGAAGACAGCAGAGATAGACTTAAGGCGGTCATCAGATGATGCCACCTGCTCTGCCACAAACAGCCCTGTGTCATCCTGCAGGGGGTCGCGGAACAACCTTGGAGGAGGCATTGCCGAACCCTCCCCTTCCTCCATACCCAGTGATTCCCCCTTCCCTGTGCTGCCCTCTTCCCCTACATCCCCCTCTGGTAATCTAACATGAGCGTCTGACCCCATCTCCTGGCCTTCTTCcatgagaaaaggaggagagacagagtgagaaggTGCAGGGGGGGTGGAAACTGGTGTGGAGGTCATGGCCTCTGTGTCTCCGGCCTCCTCCCCTTGGACTGGGAGGGAAGACAACTTTGGGTTCACTTGGACTTGGGTACTGTCTGTCTCTTCATTCTTGGATGAAGACTCTGAGTAAGGCCTGTCTTCCTCTTCTCGCTCTACTGTCAcctctcctcccagagcagaATCCTCCACACCAGGCTCAGGAACAATAGTTTTCTCTTggttctctccatctctctctttccctttccacTCTCCATTTGCCTCCTCCTCAACAACAGTGCCCTCCAGCAGGCAGGGGAAGGACGTGCTCTGGGCCAGGCTGGGGGGCATGGCAAACTCGTCCATGAGGAAAGAGATCTCCAGTtgggagtggtaggccacacacaccatcagcataaTGATCTCCTTCACCCTGGCCAGCTCATACTCCGATGCACCACGCAGCTTGATGGTGCAGCCCAGCTGAGGGGGACATCCCTCGAAGAACATCAGAGTCTTTGTCTCATCTAGAAGgacagacaaaataatccaggATGGCTCAAAGCTGGAGAGGGACACTATGCACAGCTTTCTCTCCAGTCCACATGGCAGTAATTattgagaaaatattttcaagAGCAGAGGTGTGCTACTCACTACAGGCCAGCGTGAAGGGCTGCAGGTAGAACTTGTGGCAGGTTCCCAATCGAGGCTTCGTAAGGAGCTGGTCCATAGACATCACCAGGTCACCCTGGGTCATACGACTCACCCTGTCCAGAACTTGCTACACATATCAACATGGAAGAAAAAGTTAGAGGTCATTAacagactgacaaaaaaaattagaggCAACTAATTACAGAGAGCGTATAGCGCAGATATTGCACTAACAGGTTTGACATTGATGACCAGTGTGATGCCGTGCTCTAGCAGCATGTCCTGAGCAATACGAGACACCGTCTTCTCCACTAGGACCAGGTTGGGCCGGACATCAACTATACGCTGCACATAGTTCTTCAAAAACTCTCGTTCCTAaaggtgagacaaaaaaaatccaaataaggttttgcctttttttagttaaacaaaaatgtagtttggaaaaacacaaaccagatgaaaaatgctgtttttgtcatgtgttgTTAACTGTACAAATAATGCATTCAAACTGTCTTTTCCAGGGCAGCGCACTGACCTGTAGCACAATTGGGTCAATGCAGGTAAACTTGGTCTCTTCCCTGTAAAGATACTCAATGGAGCACTTCAGTAGGAGGATCTTGGGGTTCTTAATGTAGGAATTCATCTGTTTGAAGAAAGGAATTGATTATAGCTGAAATAAGACGAAATACAAAATTACTGGGGGAAACATTTTCTCTTCCAATATTAGCCATACTGGGAATGCACAGTCAGTTACAACCATTCCTAATAATGCTGATTACTGGTTATTgcaaaaagaaattattttaatatttacctacagatacagaaaaatattgcattcataatataatattattaatagATCCACAATTACTAAATGAAGGCAAAGTGTAGAGCTAAATCTAAACCATTTTAAGTCAGGAGGGgatgtttttcatgaaaataataataaattaataataaatattaaaatatataaaacagatgaacagagatgatttttaggggtttaatcaATGGCTGGAGGAGGACTTTAACATTCACAGTTATACTCTTCCATTAGCTAGAAACAGAAGAGCAAGAATGCTCACTTCACTCCAGTTTAGAAAACATCAAGCACAAatgcataaatgcataaatgagaatatccatagacaccAAGCACAAATGAGAAAGATATCCTGTGAAACCAACAAGATATACAGGATAAGTGActaacaaacacagacacttaaAAGACTGCACACACTGGATAATATGGGATTTAACTTCACCTACTTGCACAACTACTTATCTAGAGCAGATAAATGAATTCTGTGAAGCATCGCATAATTGTCTGCAACTGCTCAAACCCATGATCAGCTGGTCCACAAACCTAATCTGCCAGTGCTTTTCAATGGAGCTTTTCATATCACATCTTGAACTAAGTGGTTTCTTGCTAGGAGACAGAGAGGTATGTGTTCACACAACCTGACTACACTGGGCAGAGAGATAAAATGCATGATGTTGATGATAAGATGAATCAATGTCCATACAGGATAGCACTCCCATATcatgaaagaggagagaaatgatTTTTACGAGACAGATGAACCAGACTCTACCTTCTTGTGGGCGATGTTCTTGGTGCATACAAAACCGTTCACAACAGTAGAATCAAACTTTTTTCCTCCTGGAATCtaaagcacacatggagattcAGTTACACATCTGATATCAGGTAAAGGCTGGGACGCAGCCTGGGAGATATGAATGAAATTTGATGGATCTGATGCAAATGCTGATTAACCTTCTTAATGTGGACTAGCTGACGGATGTCCATGTCATCATCGCAGCTGCGAACATCAGGCCGCACTGTTTGAACGACTTGGCGTACCACAGGAACAATGATGTCCCGCCACGACAGTGACAGAGACTCACTGtagagcagctgctgcagaagCGCCATCATGTGGCTGTGGTTGGCAGAGCTGAACAAAGGGAGGCAGACGGCAAAATAAATTAGATGAGGAAAAATGCATAAGGAATAAacattatgaaaacatttaGCTACCTTCATGATGGAATTTAGTTGGATGTATATGTAAAGCTAATTTCAAATGCATGAAACAGGCAGACATTCAAAGTTCTAATATAAAGCATTCTGGCTGCATCAGCTAtgttacaaggatacaaggatacaaggaagtttattggtcattatacaacaggttgcataatgaaattaaaatgtggttccctcttgactttaataaaatcaaagctaaatgctttttaatgtcattttaatgttattttatccAGCAAGCAGAGAACAGTTTCTTTTATGCTTTTCAAgtactaatttattttttatttgactgtcCTGTTTCCTCTTTATGTTATGCTGCAGTGATAAATGAATTTTCCCCTTGGGGATGAATAAAAGTCTACCTTACCTACCTTTCCAGCCAGTTGCTCTGTATAGATAACATGTTATCCAAAAAGCAAGTTCTAAAGCAACTGTTGTGCAGCCGTCATGTACCCTGCATGTATAGATATATTTCCAGAAGCCATAAATTCAATGAAGACCGCAGAAATTTAAATTGCTGGAGGCCTTTGGCTCCATCATGCCTCCACTCACCACTACAAAAATGACATCAGCTGCCCCACGATGTGCTGTTAATTTCATTCTCTTGTGGTCTGCTAGCCGCACATTATTAATAATCATACTGGACAATGTTATCATGTCCACTCACAGCAGCCTCTCCATGGCCGCCTTCTCTCCGTTCTCCTCTCGCAGCTGGTCCAGAGAACTGTGGTGCCAACCCAAAGGAGTAAAGAGCATCTCTTTTGCCTTCTCCTCCACACGACGATTAAACAAAGACTCTACAGGAAGAAACACCAACATAATAAGACAGAGATTTGCTTAGTCACCAGTTTATTGTGCTCTAGAGAGTACCTACCCTTAATGAAGGCATCACTGATAGAGATGCTCTGCCCTCCATCCTCAGACACATGAAATTCAgctgacaaagagacagagaatggATGTTAGATAAACGTTGCAGAGACTTGCTTTATCAAAACTCTtgtttaagataagataagataagataagataagatattcctttattagtcccatggtggggaaatttcatgcattacagcagcaaagtggatggcaaaatatgaagcataatttacattataaatagataataaatagcaaaaagcaatataaacattataaacaaggaatatagcgaaaaatagaaatatgaataatttaaacaacagaagaagataacctaaacctgaggaacaactaTGACATAAAGTCATCTTCCTGTAGTTCTGccaagagtgtgtgtatggTCATTTGTACCTTTCTGCTCAGCAGGAGGAGGTACATGTGGATACTTTGACTGTTTCTTGATGTGGAAGTTGACGTTGTCTTGCTCCATGTTGAGGTTGATGGAGGCAGCTGAGTCGCTGTCCACTGCTGACTGGAAACTGCTGACTGATGTCCTCTTGCTGGGACTGGCTGAGTCTGGATGCAGGACAAGAGATATCACACTGAGACAAAGCCAACCAGCTGCTGCTTGGAGGTCATGCTGCAGAACTCAAGCCAGCAAACTATGGCTACAAGTTAGTACAACATAAAGAACACAACATACTAGGCATGGTGTAATCATTCTCATCTGCAAGCTGTTCTGTGTCACTGTCGTCAAACTTGATGTCCTTGAACCAGGAGGGCTCTGAGTGTCCCTCCAGAGAGTTGACACTGTCACTGTCTGGAGACGGCGTCTCTGAGAACTCTGTGCTCTGTaggacagacagggagacaacatcatcagcacatttggcttcactgaaaatattaatcTTTGAAGCTGCTGATGATACTCATCTTACATTATACACAATACACAGAAGCAATTGTAAACCAACATGTAATGCATGCATCCTTAAAATTATTTGTGGATTTTGATCAAGTTAGAGTTTTAAAAGTTTCTTTCAATGTGCTAATTCTTTTATTGATCAAGACTGTCACCTGTAGGGGGCGATAGAGAGCGTATTCATCTCTGAAAAGCTGGTCGTGGTGGGTGACACAGTCAAGCCAGCGACCATCCACTAGCGCCTGGCCAATGGCAATAGCCTGGGCCCTGCAATAcaggagaggatgagggaggagtggagggaagAAAACAAGTGTTAAACTCATTAAACAAAGGTTTCATCTTATATATAAAGCAGGTCTAAAACCCAACCATGACAAACCTTGTGCACTGTGcctaaacacagacacaaggcagtgaatataaaaaatattatgcaACCTGAAATCATCTTTTCTAGTCACCAGTTGCAGATTGTTTCACATTTGTGGAATATACTTAAATTTagatcaaaaaaagaaaaagaataatatTTATAATTCAGGTCTAGAAACTTGGACACAAACAAGATGAGTTTCCATCCTTGTCCATCAAAAGCTGTAATCTGATGCAGGTTACAAGATTAGCTGCCAACTGGGTCAAATATCAATTAATTCAATGTGGTAAACAATTTAAGGAAATGTTGCCACCAAAGGTAGCGCTGCTCCTAAGGTGGTACCCACCGCTGTCTGCATAGGAAAACAATAGCTCAGGTAACACacagtaatataatataatataattataacatCAAATACTTCCCCGACCACAACAACGATTCCCAAGAGGGGCCCAATTTCACTGTATTCAATCCATAGatcagcaacaacacaaagTATATAAGTGAACACACATCACAGTGAGATGTTACCTTGTAGAAATAGTGCCATTCCTCAACAGCCAGTTGACCAGCTCCTTTCCCACAATGCAGTTGGGGTAGGTCCTAAGCCAGTACCTGTGGTCCTGGAACTCCATCCCTGTGCTGTTGTGGCAGATCTTTTTCCACAGGTCCTTCAGCTGGGACGAGTCCTGTGTGTCATACATTATAAACAACAAAGTAAACAGTAAGTGTTattgtactgttttgttttcgGGAGCCTAATTTACATGCATTTGAAATTCCTGAATGCCACCACACTTGTTTGGACTTGCTCTTGTTAGCGAATGTTATAGCTGAAAATATATTTGCCATGCTTCCTATAGCAGTTGCATAATCTGATACTACTGATAACCTCTAATTACCTCTAATAATCTCTaactatgaaatgaaatactATTTAGGTTGAAAATTATTTAGGCTGTAAATTAGGACATCTTAATTCTGTACACACTTGGACCACAATAGCCACTAGATGAAGTTTCATAAAATTGTACAGGATGTCTTTATACTGGGATTACACATGCACAGTGCCAAAAGGTCATTGAGGCTCCAGGAGTGAAAACAATAGAATCAGAATTTTAACAGAAGCTACACAAAGAGCTGAAACTCATCATCACCAGTAggatcttcctctcctcctcactgtgGTCCTGCTTGGTTCCAGGCTTGGTGCCCGACATGGCTCGGCTGGTTTGTGGGCTGACTGAGCTGTCATACGAAGGCACCATGGAGGATCCAGACCGGTCTAGGGACATGTTGGTCACACTAGCAGACCTTCAGGAGAGATAAACCGGCGCAGGTCacgctgctggctgctggacaCAAACTGTGCTGAATCAAGCTGGAATTTGCGCTACTATGCTAGCAAAGCCAGAGCAGTAACTGACCTCTTCCTAGCAGGTGATTTGCCTACGTCTTCTTGCAGTGTTGTCAGTCTGGAACTGAGGCCACTGTTCTGAGAATCCTGGTGAATCAAActaatgcacatacacagagactTAAGTTTATGCTTTGCTCTGTGCCCCTCCACTTCCCCTGATTCGATATTAAGCCCAGCGTTAATTATGACCAGTGAACATGTGCATGCAGAAGACAAATTTTTTATAGAGCTAGAATGAAAGCTGAAACAgatgtgaaaaatgaatgaaacaaacagcAAGACTCACTTCTTTCTCATCCCAATGGGAGTTTTTCTatgccaggagagagaggaaagagattTTCTTTGAGACAGGTCAATAGAGAAATAAGCAGAAGTTGCACACTGATTGAAAGGCAGTAACATTGCTTGGACAATGACACAAACACGGGCTACCAAAATGCATGCATTGTTGGATGATCCCTCAGACAAGGGAtgactttgaaaaacacattaacttactatatgtgtatgtatgcaggCCATTTACTGCATGATGACATGCAGTAAATGGTCTGAGGTCAGATTCtaaacccaggacgctgtgatcaggactcagccgtAGCAAATGGTACGTGCTCTTAGCCGGTGAGCTACAGCACGCCACAATTACACTTCTATGAAAAATATACGGCATATTGATATGCCATCATCACCTGCAtccatttcctgtgttttgacCAAGCAGAGCATACACACCCAGCACACAAGTAGTCAAAAGTAGAAAATCAAGTAGGGAAAGGAAAAGACTAAGTATGGTTTAAAGAAGtaggtgagaaaaaaatgtgaaagtatCTTTCTATTCTGAACAGATCTaacacaacaaagacagatACTGATATGAGATGATAAAAGA includes:
- the pikfyve gene encoding 1-phosphatidylinositol 3-phosphate 5-kinase isoform X5, whose product is MKPGQFTPFAIRSSSDMAADDKSSSSSSTDWSVEPPVISPASPSHLTHFKPLTPEQDEPPLRSAYSSFVNLFRFNNKEEGRPPLVVSEKQDAPSPSPQTERRSWSTSPSHSIHSTGTHRKQHPDLLRRTSTASEGRRKSETPLGSHDPRTAVQLRTALKRLKEIMEGKSQDSDLKQYWMPDSQCKECYDCNEKFTTFRRRHHCRLCGQIFCSRCCNQEIPGKFMGYTGDLRACTYCRKIALSYAHSADSGSIGEDLSALSDSPCSVCVLEPSEPRTPVGGRKASRNIFLEEDLTWQSLIHQDSQNSGLSSRLTTLQEDVGKSPARKRSASVTNMSLDRSGSSMVPSYDSSVSPQTSRAMSGTKPGTKQDHSEEERKILLDSSQLKDLWKKICHNSTGMEFQDHRYWLRTYPNCIVGKELVNWLLRNGTISTRAQAIAIGQALVDGRWLDCVTHHDQLFRDEYALYRPLQSTEFSETPSPDSDSVNSLEGHSEPSWFKDIKFDDSDTEQLADENDYTMPNSASPSKRTSVSSFQSAVDSDSAASINLNMEQDNVNFHIKKQSKYPHVPPPAEQKAEFHVSEDGGQSISISDAFIKESLFNRRVEEKAKEMLFTPLGWHHSSLDQLREENGEKAAMERLLSANHSHMMALLQQLLYSESLSLSWRDIIVPVVRQVVQTVRPDVRSCDDDMDIRQLVHIKKIPGGKKFDSTVVNGFVCTKNIAHKKMNSYIKNPKILLLKCSIEYLYREETKFTCIDPIVLQEREFLKNYVQRIVDVRPNLVLVEKTVSRIAQDMLLEHGITLVINVKPQVLDRVSRMTQGDLVMSMDQLLTKPRLGTCHKFYLQPFTLACNETKTLMFFEGCPPQLGCTIKLRGASEYELARVKEIIMLMVCVAYHSQLEISFLMDEFAMPPSLAQSTSFPCLLEGTVVEEEANGEWKGKERDGENQEKTIVPEPGVEDSALGGEVTVEREEEDRPYSESSSKNEETDSTQVQVNPKLSSLPVQGEEAGDTEAMTSTPVSTPPAPSHSVSPPFLMEEGQEMGSDAHVRLPEGDVGEEGSTGKGESLGMEEGEGSAMPPPRLFRDPLQDDTGLFVAEQVASSDDRLKSISAVFKQELKDIILCISPFITFREPFLLTPAGLHCPSRDYFPEQVYLSPLLNKDLKELDGRRKRQLLKDSTPSSLTGGQANGSPPPRPFDVMPCHRLTGTRIVEQLNSSHDLAKMLADYRAKGGRIRQRETTDPYSSAGSWVTSTGQTRMAEREQEVLVRPPVKADSEEEKPAGQNDMGWATKLDCLNPVNHQRLCVLFSSSSAQSNNAPNPCVSPWIVTMEFYGKNDLSLGVFLERYCFRPSYQCPSMFCETPMVHHIRRFVHGSGCVQIVLKELDSPVPGYQHTILNYSWCRICKQVTPVVPLSNDSWSMSFAKYLELRFYGHQYTRRANAEPCGHSIHKDYHQYFSYNQMVASFSYISVRLLEICLPPPKIFIRNLGPSKANMQQDLKDFSQKVTQVYLAIDDRLTSLKTDTFSKTREEKMEDLFAQKDMEEAELRSWIEKLQARLQSCGLDSPQQLQAVLESVVMKKQSLCETLQSWNSRLQDLFQQEKGRKRLSVPPSPGRHRQTATEDSKTSALDSSPRNPSPVVLNGEKEDRHLSTLLSGPSSVLPSPGEPSAEPVTSGPSFPDQDSVSIPEDVFDGHLLGSSDNQVKEKSTMKAILANFLPGNSYNPIPLPFDPDKHYLMYEHERVPIAVCEKEPSSIIAFALSCKEYKTALEDLSKAAKAGGDETPQTISAGESRAKSSPAKPNESASSQLGRSSMEADPLKESDLVDKQKKQTANPHIELQFSDANAKFYCRIYYAEEFHKMREEIMESTEDDFVRSLSHCVNWQARGGKSGAVFYATEDDRFILKQMPRLEVQSFLDFAPHYFTYITGAVQQKRPTALAKILGVYRIGYKNSQNNTEKKLDLLVMENLFYGRKMAQVFDLKGSLRNRNVKTDSGKESCDLVLLDENLLKLIHDNPLYIRAHCKAILRAAIHSDAYFLSSHLIIDYSLLVGRDDATDQLVVGIIDYIRTFTWDKKLEMVVKSTGILGGQGKMPTVVSPELYRARFCEAMDKYFLMVPDHWTGLGINC